A genome region from Fibrobacter sp. UWB15 includes the following:
- a CDS encoding prephenate dehydrogenase/arogenate dehydrogenase family protein, producing the protein MRITFVGFGLLASSVAAAIKQAKLPTVVRAVSSPATLARAKELGLADEFFGYDEIKDWVPGSDVILLCAPILHILKTIDALSQMDLAALAGQNQILVSDIGSTKVEICKAGAKLPKPFVFVGSHPMAGSEKRTLEYNDPSIFENAYWFVCPPEGVDESVYKPLLNLISFVGANAVVFPPEHHDRTMAWVSHMPQMLSSTLAASMPERLVKPNYQHYAGRAFRDMTRIAASGWNMWHDIAVTNRDQTVLALKEVRAGIDKTVEAMENLKVVCDGKPAADDHSAELETVFKAGNDGRASLFAPGRNAAAAFSEITVPLKDVPGALLQVMQPLADNNLNIRDIELMKVRENIAGTLLLAFKTPEEARRAMQILLQLGYDVKER; encoded by the coding sequence ATGCGGATCACCTTCGTTGGCTTTGGACTTTTGGCAAGTTCGGTAGCCGCTGCCATTAAGCAGGCTAAGTTGCCTACGGTGGTGCGTGCGGTGAGTAGCCCGGCCACACTTGCCCGTGCAAAGGAACTGGGGCTTGCCGATGAATTTTTCGGCTACGACGAAATCAAGGACTGGGTTCCCGGTTCCGATGTGATTTTGCTTTGCGCTCCGATTCTGCATATCCTTAAGACCATCGATGCTCTTTCGCAGATGGACTTGGCGGCTCTTGCGGGCCAGAACCAGATTTTGGTGAGCGATATCGGATCGACCAAGGTGGAAATTTGCAAGGCGGGCGCCAAGCTCCCGAAACCTTTCGTGTTTGTGGGTAGCCACCCGATGGCAGGCTCCGAAAAGCGTACGCTCGAATACAACGATCCCTCGATTTTTGAAAATGCCTACTGGTTCGTGTGCCCGCCTGAAGGTGTCGACGAATCGGTGTACAAGCCGCTCTTGAACTTGATTTCGTTCGTGGGCGCAAATGCCGTGGTGTTCCCGCCGGAACATCATGACCGCACCATGGCCTGGGTTTCGCACATGCCGCAGATGCTTTCGTCGACGCTGGCGGCGAGCATGCCGGAGCGCCTGGTGAAGCCTAACTACCAGCATTACGCAGGCCGTGCTTTTAGAGACATGACGCGCATTGCCGCCTCTGGCTGGAACATGTGGCACGATATCGCCGTCACTAACCGCGACCAGACGGTGCTTGCGCTTAAAGAAGTCCGCGCCGGAATCGACAAGACGGTCGAGGCCATGGAAAATTTGAAGGTGGTGTGCGACGGCAAACCCGCCGCTGATGATCATTCTGCCGAATTGGAAACCGTCTTTAAGGCCGGTAACGATGGCCGTGCCAGTCTGTTTGCGCCGGGCCGCAATGCCGCTGCCGCCTTCTCCGAAATTACGGTGCCCCTGAAAGATGTTCCGGGTGCGCTATTGCAGGTGATGCAGCCCCTAGCCGACAACAATTTGAACATTCGCGATATTGAACTGATGAAAGTCCGCGAAAATATTGCAGGCACGTTGCTGCTTGCGTTTAAGACCCCTGAAGAGGCCCGCCGTGCCATGCAGATTCTGTTGCAGCTTGGTTACGACGTAAAGGAACGCTAA
- a CDS encoding chorismate mutase, which yields MNIEDWRNRIDELNDELIALLNKRASFAVEIGKIKKQKGLPVLDAAREEAVLNVVAEKAKKANGPLPPESFKNIFRTIIDETCKVEE from the coding sequence ATGAATATTGAAGACTGGCGCAACCGTATTGATGAACTGAACGATGAACTGATTGCCCTTTTGAACAAGAGGGCGAGTTTTGCAGTGGAAATTGGTAAAATCAAGAAGCAAAAGGGACTTCCCGTGCTTGATGCTGCGCGCGAAGAGGCTGTTTTGAACGTGGTCGCCGAAAAGGCGAAAAAGGCGAATGGCCCCTTGCCTCCAGAATCGTTCAAGAACATTTTTAGAACCATTATTGACGAAACTTGCAAGGTAGAAGAATAA
- a CDS encoding glycosyl hydrolase 53 family protein — protein sequence MGIRLGKFGLASFTTLFALVVNGCDNGSNNAAEYDYEVIDDERDSSAVTVRDTIYDTIHMPPFDEVLVYPPQGGDTLAYLSSSTADTPNSSALEVDPGASSGMESSHSSAVEPPKSSSSRIVPDMSSDSRPPRSSSSKMEPPPESSSRMVPPSSSSKGPALDFSFYNGADISTVQEYERWGTKFYDVDGSEKDIFTLLKDHGFNAIRLKTFVSPKAQYGYAASGCDHDAESYADKDHIIAYAQKIKAAGMAFLLDIHYSDNWADPGKQIIPSRWRNVKSSDAMADSVYNYTYDLLNSLKQVNATPEMVQVGNETTPGILIHVPNSKTDCWGNGVDKASTAINGDMGTSAGKANAGKYFKAGIRAVKAVSQNIKTVLHIESIRKTSTVDWWMNEIFKNQKVPADVMGFSAYTAYGDDKPDKWNSLFRNLISTYPNLEFIVAEYNGGESDNTYSYDGSRKKAVDMVRGLDRWIGAFFWEPTLSGAWGPALFDWDGPNMKANKKAFDEYKVEF from the coding sequence ATGGGAATTCGATTGGGAAAATTTGGTCTAGCCTCTTTTACGACGCTATTTGCACTTGTCGTGAATGGTTGCGATAACGGATCTAACAATGCTGCGGAATATGACTACGAAGTCATAGATGATGAACGCGATTCATCTGCGGTAACTGTTCGCGATACGATTTATGATACCATTCATATGCCACCGTTTGATGAGGTCTTAGTTTATCCGCCCCAAGGCGGGGATACGCTTGCTTACCTGAGTTCTTCTACAGCGGATACTCCGAATTCATCGGCGCTTGAGGTCGATCCGGGTGCTTCTTCAGGAATGGAATCGTCACATTCCTCGGCTGTGGAACCGCCAAAATCGTCTTCGTCGAGAATTGTTCCCGATATGTCTTCGGATTCGAGGCCGCCGCGTTCTTCGTCTTCCAAGATGGAACCCCCTCCGGAATCTTCTTCTAGAATGGTGCCGCCCTCTTCTTCGAGCAAGGGGCCTGCGCTTGACTTTAGCTTCTATAACGGCGCGGATATTTCGACGGTGCAGGAATACGAGCGCTGGGGTACCAAGTTCTACGATGTCGACGGCTCCGAAAAAGACATCTTTACGCTCCTGAAAGACCACGGGTTCAATGCGATTCGCTTGAAGACTTTTGTGAGCCCGAAGGCGCAGTACGGTTATGCGGCGTCGGGCTGCGATCATGATGCCGAAAGTTATGCCGACAAGGACCACATTATCGCTTACGCCCAAAAAATCAAGGCAGCGGGCATGGCCTTCTTGCTCGACATTCATTACAGCGACAACTGGGCCGATCCAGGCAAGCAGATTATTCCCTCTCGCTGGCGCAACGTGAAAAGTTCCGATGCGATGGCGGATTCCGTATACAATTATACTTATGACTTGTTGAATTCCTTAAAGCAGGTGAATGCGACACCGGAGATGGTGCAAGTCGGAAACGAGACTACACCGGGCATTTTGATTCATGTGCCGAATAGCAAGACGGATTGCTGGGGCAACGGGGTAGACAAGGCATCTACTGCAATCAATGGTGATATGGGTACAAGTGCCGGCAAGGCCAATGCGGGCAAGTACTTTAAGGCGGGCATTCGCGCCGTCAAGGCGGTGTCGCAAAATATCAAGACGGTTCTTCATATCGAAAGCATTCGCAAGACGAGTACGGTCGACTGGTGGATGAATGAAATCTTCAAGAACCAGAAAGTTCCTGCCGACGTGATGGGATTTTCGGCGTATACCGCTTACGGTGACGACAAACCGGACAAGTGGAATAGTTTGTTCAGAAACTTGATTTCGACTTATCCGAATTTGGAATTCATTGTGGCCGAATACAACGGCGGCGAATCGGACAACACGTATTCATACGATGGCTCGCGCAAGAAGGCTGTAGATATGGTTCGCGGGCTAGACCGCTGGATTGGCGCCTTTTTCTGGGAACCTACTTTGAGTGGAGCCTGGGGGCCAGCGCTTTTTGACTGGGATGGCCCGAACATGAAGGCCAATAAGAAGGCTTTTGACGAGTACAAGGTGGAGTTTTAA
- a CDS encoding type B 50S ribosomal protein L31 — translation MKEGIHPNYQPVVFVDANTGKEYITRSTKSSAEKKTIDGVEYSVISLEITADTHPFWTGKQHRVDTAGRIDRFNKRFAGNITGAKRKTRKAAPAKAEDAE, via the coding sequence ATGAAAGAAGGTATCCACCCTAACTATCAACCGGTCGTGTTCGTCGATGCGAATACGGGTAAAGAATACATCACCCGCTCCACGAAGTCTTCCGCCGAAAAGAAGACTATCGATGGTGTTGAATATAGCGTAATTTCCTTGGAAATTACGGCTGATACCCATCCGTTCTGGACGGGCAAGCAGCATCGCGTGGATACGGCTGGCCGTATCGACCGCTTCAACAAGCGTTTTGCTGGCAACATCACTGGTGCAAAGCGTAAGACCCGCAAGGCTGCTCCTGCCAAGGCTGAAGACGCTGAATAA